aattccaacatatggcccttaacgatgggatagaaccgttttatggcctcgtccccttagaggattaaaacttagggactgacgtcagtaaaccgttaaaaggtgaaaaatcgcagtgtcgTTATGTTATTATATGATGTTACGATTATGAAAAGCATGGTGTATGTAtatgttattttcgaaaatgttgtaaaatttttatgttgtgtTCAATACTCCCCCACTttctgagtatttcccaaaatactcacccccttacaaccTGTCCCAGAGAAATCCGAGGAGGAAATTGAGGAGGAGGAATCataccagttttggggctggtgaattgCAAGACTTCAAGATTTTAGATTAAGTTGAACTTCTAATTTagttttacgtttccgcattaactCTGTCGTTTTTGAGATTTCGGTATTGCAATGGTTGTTTCATTTAAGATTATgttatataaactggttttagTTTACACTGTGGTACAAAGGCTTgttttttcgattgtgtgattgttaaacaacgccggtgtcaatcccgagtctcggggcgtgacatttgagttatatcagagccgccaggttcataatccggttggggaaaattgagaaaatttttacaaaaaaaaaaaatttggtgggATTTTTGAGTAAGGCCGATGCTATCCCCTCCGAAACGGCCCAACGAGCGATTTTCTCGACTTTGTCGTGAGGTAAGGGTCGAAATCGCAAAATTCTTCCGTTTAGGCCCTTGAAACATCGTTTTTGCTGTTTTAGGAAATATTCGTATACCTTATAACTTCTCATAGGAAATTTCGAATTCGATTTTGTCGATTGTTCTGGAATTTTCTCGACATATGCTTCGAACCCATATGTCTAATTCCAAGCTTttcatttttggaaaaaaaaatatttacataattttcgaaaatgtcaTATATATTGCATACTGTCCATTATTCTATATTGTCTCTTTCTGATTCTGAGCATTTCCATTTTTGATTTCAGAAAATGACTCCATCTACTCCCATGCGACCCCACACCCGTGCCCAATCTGCCATTCGTTTGAAGGAGCTTGCCCTTCACTATCAGTCCCGTCAGATTCAGCGACTTAGAGCCAGACTGAGTGAGAGGAAGAGGGAGGTCGAGACTTTAGCAGCCGAGAAAGAGGAGATACGTGTCAGCCTTAACCAGTCTATCTATCAGGGTGAGCTAGTTAGAGGTGATAACATGGATCTAAGAGATGTCATAGAACAGTGCAAGTCTCAACATGGAAAGTTACGAGAAGATACGGAGCGTTATCGCAAGGAGCTGGAGGAAGAGAAACAGCAGAATGCCAAAGGTAAGAGGAGACTGGAAAATTCAGGTGAGACCATGAACAGCCTTGCGTATGTGAACCAACGTCTGACTCAGCAAGTTGAAGCACTGAAGGACCAAATCGAGCAGAAGAAACAGTACCATCTGCAGTATCAGCAGCATTGGAATGACGAGATGGACGTGGCTGATGCGGAGATACAGGGACTTAAGGCACAGGTGGCGCAGCTCATGGAAGAGAACGCCCAGCTCACCCATATGGTGGAGATACTGCAAGAGGAAGAGCAAGAGGAGGAATCGAAAAAGGAGGAGCCGATAGAGATAGATGAGCCTATAGCAGCAGTTGGCGATGGAGAGATAGATGACTAGGCTGTCTTAGTGACCTTTCTTTACTACTAGGAGTTATTTTATCCTTATTGCTTTGTTATTCAGCACGATTTGTTTTCATTTAGTACCATTTTTTTCCATTCAGCTGTTCCTCGATGTTCAAATTTAATAAAGTTATATTTATTTACTTATCTCAGTTGTTCCGGCATACCTTATTTACTCAATCACGTCATTATTCTTCGCAAACTCTTAGAAACGTTTAAaaattgtaggaaatggccggtAGACCTCCACGAGAAAACCGCAACCCTCGCTACGCTAACAACAACAATGCCAACGAAGGCGATAATGGACCGCCACCTGGGTTCAGTATTAACCAAGCAGACCTGATGGATATAGCCATGATCGTGGCGACAATACTGCAAGGGTTAGTGAACCCAAACGCCAAtcaaccaccaccacctccaccacagCATGGAATCAAGTTCCATTATGAATCACTGCGCAAGAACAGGTGCCCAACTTTCGGTGGCGCTGCAGACCCTGAAGTTAACCAGAGTTGGCTGAAAAGTGTGGAGACTCAGCTACGACTGTTGGAAGTCCCCGAGGCACTGAAAGTGGATGTGATTAGTGCCTTTCCTGGAGGAAAAAGCAGGCAAGTGGTGGGAAGCAATCTCGCCAGCCATGACAGCTGCGGGCCCAATCACGTGGCAGCGATTTAGAGAAGCCTTCCTGAAACAATATTATCCAGCCGAGGTCAGACTGCAGAAACTgagtgaatttgaaaatttcagtcAAGCTCCAGACATGTCCGTTGTGGAGTACTTCCCTGTTCAATGCCCTTGGATCATATGCTCCAGCAATCATGGCGGATGAAGTTTTGAAATTGCACCGCTTTAAGAAGGGGTTGAACAGCAGGATCCAATCCGCCCTAGCCGTCTACCAACCGACGAATTTTTCCGACCTGATGGGCGCAGCTATCCGAGCTGAAACTGATATCTAGCGCAGGGAGAAGGAATTTAAGAACAAAAGGCCTATGAGTAGTCAATCCCCACGTAACGGCCAGACTTTCAAGAGGCCTAACCAGTCTAGTGGACCATCAAAAGGGTCGTCGCCTGCCACAAACTACCAAGCTATTAAGCCTTGCCCAACGTGCCACTTACGACACCTGGGAGAATGTCAGTAGAGCGAGCGATTTGTGCTTTGGATGCGGGAAACCAGGACACCGTATGGCAGAATGTCCAAACGCTACCAACAGAACAACTGGGCCGGGTAAAGGAGACGGGTCAAACTCAGGAGTGAATACCAATAAGCCACGGGAGAACAAACCAAATGTCAGGGTGTTTTCCATAACGCAAGAGGAAGCAGACGACGCGAACGATGTCGTGTCAGGTACCATATTTATTCAGCAAGtgcctgcttatgtgttatttgactaCGGTGCTATACATTCTTTTACGTCTAAAAGATTTGCTAAGAAGTTAGGATGTAAGCCCGAGAAACTAAATGAGCCCTTTCGAATAGCCACACCTACAAGTAGGGCCATTGAAACTCACGAAATTGACAGAGATTGTAAGATTAGTATCAGTACTCAGACTTTTAGCGCCGAATTGATACAGTTGATCATGGTCGATTTCGACATCATcttagggatggattggttagccaagaacAATGCAATGGTAGATTGTAAAGGGAAGAAAATCAAACTCATCACTCCGAATCAGGAGGAAGTCGTGTACCAAGGTAGATCCAAGGAACGGAAATCACTGCTTTCCGCATCTCAAGCTTGGAGAGCCTTGAAATCCGGAGAAGACATCACATAGTAGTGGTCAGTGAAATAAAAGAAGAAGTCGAGCTGAAACTGGAGGACATCCCGATAGTGAGAGAGTTCCCAGATGTTTTTCCAGAAGAACTCTCAGGTACGGTCCCGAACCGCGAAGTGGAGTTCAAAATCAACCTGGTTCTCGGTGCTGCAccaatctctaaagcaccttacagaatggcaccagctgaactcaaggagctaaaagaacaactccaagaattgctagataaAAGGCAAATTCGACCGAGTGTGTCCCCATGGAGAGCTCCAGTACttttcgtgaagaagaaagacggaagtatgagattgtgcatcgaTCACAATCAAAAACAGATACCCTCTATCTCGGATAGacgatttgtttgatcagcttaaaGGACCCGCCGTCTTTTCTAAACTGGATCTGAGGACAGGATACcaccagttgaaagttagggctGAAGATATCCCCAAAACAGCCTTTTGaaccagatatggacattatgaattcacagtgatgccttttggtc
This window of the Primulina tabacum isolate GXHZ01 chromosome 4, ASM2559414v2, whole genome shotgun sequence genome carries:
- the LOC142541836 gene encoding uncharacterized protein LOC142541836, with translation MAECPNATNRTTGPGKGDGSNSGVNTNKPRENKPNVRVFSITQEEADDANDVVSGTIFIQQVPAYVLFDYGAIHSFTSKRFAKKLGCKPEKLNEPFRIATPTSRAIETHEIDRDCKISISTQTFSAELIQLIMVDFDIILGMDWLAKNNAMVDCKGKKIKLITPNQEEVVYQGRSKERKSLLSASQAWRALKSGEDIT